Proteins from a genomic interval of Candidatus Rubidus massiliensis:
- a CDS encoding MFS transporter, aromatic acid:H+ symporter (AAHS) family, producing the protein MNSHKNIYLSVFFVWVSHLLVDFMIGVWPIYKTLAGLDLAIAGLISAASAFAGEGLQLLFGPLCDRGYRKHLLIFGLILACATSFMAYTQNYWILFFLFLTTCIGSGAFHPAAASIAGNLTQKHKALFLALFASGGSIGLAFSQFIFTKSYALLQGNTIFLAAPTLFLIICIFLFGVSGTEATIKNNFSKRANLKTIFSFFKDKQLRLLYIAQVCNQSLLWATVFLLPDILKCRGYESWICFGGGHFFLIIGAALMVIPSGYIADRYSPKKVVLTSLLVSSFIFYLFIYFHDMPSLFLLGLVFLLGSFLGMANPLILAMGNKLRPESPGMISAFLLGLAWCVSEGLGQGGGGLLTKLFENDAAANSLAVLGVAFFIGSYAIWSLEIKEENYSLSLEEAS; encoded by the coding sequence ATGAATTCACACAAAAATATTTATCTTTCGGTGTTTTTTGTTTGGGTCTCCCACCTTCTTGTAGATTTTATGATTGGGGTGTGGCCTATTTACAAAACTTTAGCAGGTCTAGACTTAGCAATAGCGGGGCTCATCTCAGCAGCTTCAGCTTTTGCAGGAGAGGGTTTGCAGCTATTGTTTGGTCCTCTTTGTGATAGAGGCTATCGCAAGCATTTGTTAATTTTTGGCCTGATACTCGCTTGTGCCACTTCCTTCATGGCTTACACCCAAAATTACTGGATTCTATTTTTTCTTTTTTTAACTACCTGTATCGGTTCTGGAGCTTTCCATCCAGCCGCCGCGAGTATTGCAGGAAATTTAACTCAAAAGCATAAAGCCCTTTTTCTAGCCCTTTTTGCATCAGGTGGTAGTATCGGGTTAGCTTTTAGTCAATTTATTTTCACAAAAAGCTATGCCTTATTGCAAGGAAATACCATTTTTCTAGCAGCCCCCACTTTATTTTTGATTATTTGTATTTTTTTATTTGGAGTTTCTGGTACTGAAGCGACGATAAAGAACAATTTTTCTAAACGAGCTAATTTAAAAACCATTTTTAGTTTTTTCAAAGACAAACAACTGCGCTTATTATATATAGCCCAAGTTTGTAACCAATCTTTACTTTGGGCAACTGTATTTTTACTCCCAGATATTTTAAAATGTAGAGGCTACGAGAGTTGGATTTGCTTTGGTGGCGGTCACTTTTTTCTAATAATTGGGGCAGCTTTAATGGTAATACCTTCTGGTTACATTGCCGATAGATATTCACCTAAAAAAGTCGTATTAACCTCTTTATTAGTGAGCAGTTTTATCTTTTATCTATTTATTTATTTTCACGATATGCCTTCCCTATTTTTACTTGGGCTCGTTTTCCTTTTAGGCTCGTTTTTAGGAATGGCAAATCCTTTGATCCTCGCTATGGGAAATAAATTGCGCCCTGAAAGCCCTGGTATGATTAGCGCTTTTCTTTTAGGGTTGGCGTGGTGTGTTTCTGAAGGACTCGGGCAAGGTGGTGGAGGTTTGCTCACAAAATTATTTGAAAATGATGCGGCTGCTAATTCATTAGCGGTATTGGGCGTTGCTTTTTTCATCGGATCCTATGCTATCTGGAGCCTTGAAATCAAAGAAGAAAACTATTCACTTAGCTTAGAAGAAGCTTCTTAA
- the rsmB_1 gene encoding Ribosomal RNA small subunit methyltransferase B produces the protein MDKKTVANPPAREIAFLAVKNFWESGVFSQHILKQWEKSANPSSADYRFAQELCYGTIQRDLTLQHIIKTLVQRHSLKLKEKVILKLSLYQYFFMPSVPNYAIANEMVSLAKKYCHFTFANFLNAILHKINDRKLTIAESNDLESLSSYYSYPVFLIQELLKNYGLDTTKYILEWANNPSLYMARIRNSNASMDGGYRLTHTEPMLVIEDNTKITQISMNSDFYIQNVTSVELLSELSNHMPLLPKKILDLCAAPGGKALWLYDKFFPQSEIYCYDASLTRLTKLKDNLKKYNASIQILNLEDLENSKHFFDLIVIDAPCSNSGVLNKRPEARWRITKEHLDQQILLQTELIKNAMEKLTENGAIWYITCSILKKENENLLQDIIKNSPLEITWQKTILPNREGWDGGFGALLTRSKRVVNSL, from the coding sequence ATGGACAAAAAAACAGTGGCTAATCCCCCTGCAAGAGAAATAGCTTTTCTTGCTGTCAAAAACTTTTGGGAATCAGGAGTTTTCTCACAACATATTTTAAAACAATGGGAGAAATCAGCCAATCCCTCATCTGCTGATTATAGATTTGCACAAGAATTGTGCTATGGTACAATTCAAAGGGATTTAACTCTTCAACATATTATTAAAACTTTAGTGCAGCGGCATTCTTTAAAATTAAAAGAAAAAGTTATTCTAAAATTAAGCCTTTATCAATATTTTTTCATGCCAAGCGTACCAAATTATGCAATTGCCAATGAAATGGTAAGCTTAGCAAAAAAGTATTGTCATTTTACTTTTGCCAATTTTTTAAATGCTATTTTACATAAAATTAATGACAGAAAGCTGACTATTGCCGAAAGCAATGATCTCGAATCACTATCTTCTTATTATTCCTATCCTGTTTTTCTAATCCAAGAATTATTGAAAAACTATGGCTTAGACACAACTAAGTACATTTTAGAGTGGGCTAACAATCCATCTCTTTACATGGCTCGTATACGGAATAGTAACGCCTCAATGGATGGAGGGTATCGCTTAACTCATACTGAACCTATGCTTGTTATTGAAGATAATACAAAAATTACTCAAATAAGTATGAATAGTGACTTTTATATACAAAACGTTACTTCCGTTGAACTTTTAAGTGAACTTTCTAACCATATGCCTTTACTGCCAAAAAAAATATTAGATTTATGCGCAGCACCAGGTGGTAAGGCATTATGGTTGTATGATAAATTTTTTCCTCAAAGTGAAATTTATTGCTACGATGCTTCTTTAACTCGATTAACAAAACTTAAAGACAATTTAAAAAAATATAATGCTTCTATTCAAATTTTAAATCTCGAAGATCTTGAAAATTCCAAACATTTTTTTGATTTGATTGTAATAGATGCTCCTTGTAGCAATTCTGGCGTTTTAAATAAACGCCCGGAAGCGCGTTGGCGTATTACAAAAGAACATTTAGATCAACAAATCCTGCTACAGACTGAGTTAATAAAAAATGCTATGGAAAAGCTTACCGAAAACGGAGCCATTTGGTACATTACATGTAGTATTTTAAAGAAAGAAAATGAAAATCTACTACAAGACATCATTAAGAATAGCCCTCTAGAAATAACCTGGCAAAAAACTATTTTACCTAATCGTGAAGGTTGGGATGGAGGCTTTGGAGCTTTGTTAACTAGATCTAAAAGGGTAGTTAATTCCCTTTAA
- a CDS encoding polysaccharide export protein Wza: MKFPFCYKILVVFFAIVSLSSCSKPCYDYPVMGADEFVIDSYKIRQGKLAILEMEGKEVGDLPCDAMDEYEDHIAEDDILNIAVYHPIRKDLMESIQFINNTVGGFKVRDGQIDIPDIPAVQVAGLTLDEARNAIQMAFTEQIDNVEVFVTYKDRLTRKVELAGLVATPTVPVDGKIRLYEVIAKAHIPPDANLFKSYIIRDGEPLSIDLHKLMNEGDMSQNIVMKGGDKIFIASPHDATVMLMGEIGMPRAINLPYGFISLREALVAAGGIPFTGDKQHIQVIRGNLECPKIYILSWEHIIHLPNDSLLLMPGDTVYVCEKPITQWNRFIDQLIPSFTGLQTGWTTYRIANPVP; the protein is encoded by the coding sequence ATGAAATTTCCTTTCTGCTATAAAATCTTAGTAGTTTTCTTTGCTATTGTATCCCTTTCTTCTTGCTCTAAGCCGTGCTACGATTATCCTGTTATGGGTGCAGACGAATTTGTCATAGATTCTTATAAAATTAGACAAGGTAAACTTGCTATTTTAGAAATGGAAGGAAAGGAAGTTGGAGATTTACCCTGCGATGCTATGGATGAATATGAAGATCATATTGCGGAAGATGATATTTTAAATATAGCTGTTTATCATCCCATTAGAAAAGACTTAATGGAATCGATCCAATTCATTAACAATACTGTCGGTGGCTTTAAGGTACGAGATGGTCAAATTGATATTCCAGATATTCCAGCAGTTCAGGTGGCGGGATTAACACTTGATGAAGCCAGAAATGCCATTCAAATGGCATTTACAGAGCAAATAGATAATGTCGAAGTATTTGTTACTTACAAAGATAGATTGACTAGGAAAGTTGAACTTGCAGGACTTGTTGCCACTCCGACAGTACCAGTTGATGGCAAAATACGTCTTTACGAAGTGATTGCTAAAGCACATATTCCCCCAGATGCTAACTTATTTAAAAGCTATATTATAAGAGATGGAGAGCCTTTATCGATTGATTTACATAAATTAATGAATGAAGGTGACATGTCTCAAAATATTGTTATGAAAGGTGGGGATAAAATTTTTATTGCTAGCCCTCACGATGCAACCGTGATGTTAATGGGAGAAATTGGGATGCCAAGAGCAATTAATCTCCCTTATGGGTTTATTTCTTTAAGGGAAGCTTTAGTTGCAGCTGGTGGAATTCCCTTTACAGGAGATAAACAACATATACAAGTTATAAGAGGTAATTTAGAATGCCCTAAAATTTACATCTTATCCTGGGAACACATTATTCATTTACCAAATGATAGTTTACTATTAATGCCAGGTGATACCGTTTACGTATGTGAAAAACCGATCACCCAATGGAATAGATTTATTGATCAGTTAATACCAAGCTTTACAGGACTGCAAACGGGGTGGACGACTTATAGAATAGCAAATCCAGTTCCTTAA
- a CDS encoding rod shape-determining protein MreC — protein MSKQNPKSLIILFACLLLVMSISSKTTLSIRGNAAAFFSPVWIQLAHTKVDIQSFWSIAKELFVKDEKKEKEDIKKLQLQNQILQTELLKVKDLYNQIFHQSQYNSLEKNKDFISATVIYRSPTLWNSSLWIDCGEENNNPSKKIIARNSPVVVGNSLIGIIDYVGKKQSRVRLITDSGLVPSVRAARGKIQSKVLFEQLSRLIYSFKNTHIALDEQDWKALSKIYEKVNKDFHDNKDTYNLAKGELHGTGKPLWRSTGKKLKGIGFNYDFSDDEGPARDLRSGLANNATDEEASPILKVHDILVTTGMDGVFPPGLLVAQVTHVSPLKEGDYYYELEAKPLVDNLEDLTTVFVIPPCGYDEIEN, from the coding sequence ATGAGTAAACAAAATCCTAAAAGCTTGATTATTCTTTTTGCCTGTTTGTTATTAGTAATGAGTATATCGTCAAAAACAACCCTTTCTATCAGAGGAAATGCCGCCGCGTTTTTTTCACCTGTATGGATACAATTGGCTCATACCAAAGTAGATATACAATCTTTTTGGAGTATAGCTAAAGAACTCTTTGTTAAGGATGAAAAGAAAGAAAAAGAAGATATAAAAAAATTACAATTACAAAATCAAATTCTACAAACAGAATTATTAAAAGTTAAGGACCTTTATAATCAAATTTTTCATCAAAGCCAATATAATAGTTTAGAAAAAAACAAAGATTTTATTTCAGCTACTGTTATTTACCGTTCACCTACTTTATGGAATAGCTCATTATGGATAGATTGTGGAGAAGAAAATAATAATCCCTCCAAAAAAATTATTGCTAGGAATAGTCCGGTAGTTGTGGGTAACTCTTTGATTGGAATTATTGATTATGTGGGTAAAAAGCAGTCGCGGGTAAGACTAATTACAGACAGTGGATTAGTACCCTCCGTTAGAGCTGCAAGAGGGAAAATACAAAGTAAAGTTTTATTCGAGCAGTTATCTCGATTAATTTATTCCTTCAAGAATACCCATATAGCCCTAGACGAGCAAGATTGGAAAGCTTTGTCTAAAATTTACGAGAAGGTTAATAAAGATTTTCACGATAATAAGGATACATACAACCTTGCTAAAGGGGAGCTACACGGCACAGGCAAGCCATTATGGCGATCTACTGGAAAAAAACTTAAAGGTATAGGCTTTAATTACGATTTTTCAGACGATGAAGGGCCGGCAAGAGATTTAAGATCGGGTTTAGCAAATAACGCCACAGATGAAGAAGCTTCCCCCATTTTAAAAGTTCATGATATTTTAGTGACAACCGGCATGGATGGCGTTTTTCCTCCCGGATTACTTGTGGCACAAGTAACTCATGTAAGTCCTTTAAAGGAAGGTGACTATTATTATGAACTTGAGGCTAAACCTTTAGTTGACAATTTGGAAGATTTAACCACTGTCTTTGTCATTCCTCCTTGTGGGTATGACGAAATAGAAAATTAA
- a CDS encoding glycosyltransferase, with amino-acid sequence MKSIGIAVFTLNGKDCLERCLKPFIQSILKPKILVIDSSSTDGTQEEAKRLNVNLHVIPGKEFNHGLTREKARKLLNTDIVVMLTQDAYSEDPLILEKLVKPLIDDQADIAYARQLPHKGAGFFESFPRQFNYPPTSHIRSLKDLDLWGTYTYFCSDSCAAYLNKTLDSIGGFKNVLLGEDTFATAEILHKGGKIAYVAEAEVRHSHHYSLSQEFKRYFDTGLVRKQYKHLLKSPSSDQKRGNQFVKEMFKQLLKHNPRLIPYAILNTTAKFLGYKIGYLSFKAPVWWKKALSSQRFYWDSIYFRS; translated from the coding sequence ATGAAAAGTATTGGAATTGCAGTTTTTACTTTAAATGGCAAAGATTGCCTGGAAAGATGTTTAAAACCCTTTATTCAATCTATTTTAAAACCTAAAATCTTAGTTATTGATTCTTCTTCTACCGATGGCACTCAAGAGGAGGCAAAACGTTTAAACGTAAATTTACATGTAATCCCTGGCAAGGAATTTAATCATGGTTTGACCCGAGAAAAAGCGCGAAAGCTACTCAATACTGATATAGTTGTTATGCTAACACAAGACGCTTATTCAGAAGATCCGTTGATACTAGAAAAACTTGTTAAACCACTAATAGATGATCAAGCTGATATTGCTTACGCGCGGCAATTACCTCACAAAGGCGCTGGTTTTTTTGAGAGTTTTCCAAGACAATTTAATTATCCACCCACAAGCCATATTAGAAGTCTTAAAGATTTGGACCTATGGGGAACCTACACTTATTTTTGCTCAGATTCTTGTGCAGCTTATTTAAATAAGACGTTAGATTCAATTGGAGGATTTAAAAATGTTTTGCTTGGAGAAGACACTTTTGCGACAGCTGAAATATTACATAAAGGTGGAAAAATTGCCTACGTTGCTGAGGCTGAAGTTAGACATTCCCATCATTATTCTCTCTCACAAGAATTTAAACGATACTTCGATACTGGACTTGTAAGAAAGCAATACAAACATTTGTTAAAAAGCCCATCTAGTGATCAAAAAAGAGGGAATCAATTTGTAAAGGAAATGTTTAAACAATTATTAAAACATAATCCTCGATTAATCCCTTACGCTATTTTAAATACAACCGCCAAATTTTTAGGGTATAAAATTGGTTATTTAAGTTTTAAAGCCCCGGTGTGGTGGAAAAAGGCTCTGAGCAGTCAAAGATTTTACTGGGATTCTATTTATTTTAGATCATAA
- the yfiH gene encoding Laccase domain protein YfiH, giving the protein MIQKEKNGIEWLEFEIFQSFPEIIHGTFLRKGGISPLPQNDLNMVVGKIDTEENVLYNIKKAITERELTKYFKPIIVHGDKIIHYKKDMRSLSYEGDAVISNVKDVAFLTTHADCQVALFYDPKNKVVANVHCGWRGNVCNIYAKTISLFKKDFGSNPKDILVGITPSLGPDSFEFKDYKILLPKEFWSFTIKPNHFDFWEISQSQLLKAGIQKNHLEIARICNKSDPSKFFSYRGQKVTGRHGTIIAIKEFLHSKRIDKNIVKGN; this is encoded by the coding sequence ATGATTCAAAAAGAAAAAAATGGAATAGAATGGCTTGAATTTGAAATATTCCAATCTTTTCCAGAAATAATTCACGGAACGTTTTTGAGAAAAGGGGGTATAAGCCCTTTACCACAAAATGATCTAAATATGGTTGTAGGTAAGATTGATACAGAAGAAAACGTTTTATATAATATAAAAAAAGCCATTACAGAAAGGGAATTAACAAAATATTTTAAGCCTATCATTGTGCATGGTGACAAGATTATTCATTATAAAAAGGATATGAGAAGTTTAAGCTACGAAGGTGATGCTGTTATTTCAAATGTAAAGGATGTGGCTTTTTTAACCACACATGCAGATTGTCAAGTAGCTCTTTTTTATGATCCCAAAAATAAAGTAGTAGCAAATGTTCATTGTGGTTGGAGAGGAAATGTTTGCAATATTTATGCTAAAACGATTTCTTTATTTAAAAAAGATTTTGGATCAAATCCAAAAGACATTCTCGTTGGAATAACTCCAAGTTTAGGACCAGATTCGTTTGAATTTAAAGATTATAAAATACTCTTACCCAAAGAGTTTTGGTCGTTTACCATAAAGCCAAATCACTTTGATTTTTGGGAAATATCTCAAAGTCAACTTTTAAAGGCAGGAATTCAAAAAAATCATCTAGAAATAGCTCGCATTTGTAATAAAAGTGATCCATCCAAATTTTTTTCTTATCGAGGTCAAAAAGTAACAGGTCGCCACGGGACAATTATTGCGATAAAGGAGTTTTTACATTCTAAACGAATAGATAAAAATATTGTTAAAGGGAATTAA
- the ptk gene encoding Tyrosine-protein kinase ptk, translated as MKKYDLIISFSDLIKIIKKNKYKIYFGSLSFALLFLFSSLLKTASYEVEASFREKGKSSAGFPSSLSAFIGSGLSNESSALTTIKSRKLLEKLVEKANLQSQISPKPFFESSLLNKVKQAFTNVYENIRVQMALWNHSSLPCLKDCEKPPLKAIDVAYNGEIPLSYYLEITDDEKVFVKDSNNKVLGQSEIGLPFHLDLVSFTIIKNDDAPLNKKEWQIKIFPLQTIVGFLNHIIQIDNDRLDKNLLKIRMSLRDRYLAKDLINQLMEVYQNHLRDEQSRISSEQIAYLEKRQKEMDSSLKSIMDKYADMISKDVFCTGFPDTNKAIDFLAKTQNSYKEKLLNLDLEIKRLQRFQEDHTSYNVFLDTEVVKDILDQIRELKLNSNTLEIALREESPLSNEEKTKGFQTQIATAKEIKEQKEFLELYLEKLKKENFAIPPQPLLDNQKYLINEWFSKIESLHNLAQNSSQKNTFDYCLELDICKKNFISYLETLLNYLNVKDKVLHDKLAFEQTSQDFFLGIDLETAKHLYLEYSKELDKTEAEIVQHNFILQQMGKDDFEISSLSSILTDTISTQMIQRASEIVLSLKDEHNRSQKEQERLKEQIKVQKGFLEMHLQQIIQLLELKKGLEKEKIYSLQNAAMVLMHQQISILENQLKEYLANRLKNIKHEKGSLEQHQDSIKSDMSSLPSKWVAEKLVQKQVETNQKLIEELTKLVESKNISSNLEMVQSAPLDYPIAPLHPKSPRLIFYFLLGGILGGLLTTFFIISRSIIQGLPVTEENLRLMGQQVAGKLSTYFDDENDKPINDFDLSTLRHLANFIEKSKLTSGNKLFALINGNGKSFYHSLAQILSKKGWKVLLVPLSFDRIQPFFEGDEKKSLLNYLNGSIEIPKIFHKDSYDYITQGGLSRYSTEILSKSIFKNLLNEYCKEYDVVIGISNSLPTSADAEALSLVFSDLIINLKDEKIPEIEKYYSSKDKNIFFVIS; from the coding sequence ATGAAAAAATATGATTTAATTATTTCTTTTTCTGACTTAATAAAAATTATAAAAAAAAATAAATATAAAATTTATTTTGGATCGCTAAGTTTTGCTTTGCTTTTTTTATTTTCTTCTCTTTTAAAAACAGCTTCGTATGAAGTAGAGGCTTCTTTTAGAGAAAAAGGTAAATCAAGCGCTGGTTTTCCATCTAGTTTATCCGCTTTTATTGGCAGCGGATTATCTAATGAAAGTTCTGCTTTGACAACAATTAAATCAAGAAAACTTCTAGAAAAGTTAGTTGAAAAAGCAAATTTACAGAGTCAAATAAGCCCTAAACCTTTTTTTGAAAGTAGTTTATTAAATAAGGTAAAACAAGCATTTACAAATGTTTATGAAAATATTAGAGTTCAAATGGCCTTGTGGAACCACTCTTCCCTTCCTTGCTTAAAAGACTGCGAAAAACCACCTTTAAAGGCAATCGATGTCGCTTATAACGGTGAAATACCCTTATCCTATTATCTGGAAATCACTGATGATGAAAAGGTTTTTGTTAAAGATAGCAATAATAAAGTATTAGGCCAATCTGAAATAGGACTACCTTTTCACCTAGATTTAGTCTCATTTACTATTATCAAGAATGATGATGCTCCACTAAATAAAAAAGAATGGCAAATTAAAATTTTTCCATTGCAAACGATAGTTGGTTTTTTAAATCACATCATTCAAATTGACAACGATCGTTTAGACAAAAATTTGCTTAAAATTCGCATGAGTTTAAGAGATCGCTACCTAGCAAAAGATTTAATTAATCAATTAATGGAAGTTTATCAAAATCACTTAAGAGATGAGCAATCTAGAATTTCTTCAGAACAAATCGCTTATTTAGAAAAAAGACAAAAGGAGATGGACTCTTCTTTAAAAAGTATTATGGATAAATATGCGGACATGATTTCAAAAGATGTTTTTTGTACAGGATTTCCGGACACCAACAAAGCCATCGATTTTTTAGCAAAAACACAAAATTCTTATAAGGAAAAACTTTTAAACCTTGATTTAGAAATTAAACGTTTACAACGATTTCAAGAAGACCACACTTCCTATAATGTTTTTTTAGATACTGAAGTAGTGAAGGATATATTAGATCAAATAAGAGAGCTAAAACTAAACAGCAATACCTTAGAAATAGCCCTAAGAGAAGAATCGCCTCTTAGCAATGAAGAGAAAACAAAAGGTTTTCAAACTCAAATTGCAACTGCTAAAGAAATAAAAGAACAAAAAGAATTTTTAGAACTTTATTTAGAAAAATTAAAAAAAGAAAATTTTGCCATCCCACCCCAACCGTTACTAGACAATCAAAAGTATCTAATTAACGAATGGTTTTCAAAAATTGAAAGTCTTCATAATTTAGCACAAAATTCATCCCAAAAAAATACCTTTGATTACTGTTTGGAACTAGATATTTGCAAAAAGAACTTTATTTCCTACTTAGAAACATTGCTAAATTACTTGAATGTTAAAGATAAAGTTTTACACGATAAATTAGCTTTCGAACAAACGTCCCAAGATTTCTTTTTAGGAATAGACTTAGAGACAGCTAAACATCTATATCTTGAATATAGTAAAGAGTTAGACAAAACAGAAGCTGAAATAGTTCAGCATAACTTTATCTTGCAACAGATGGGTAAAGATGATTTTGAAATTAGTTCTTTAAGTTCAATTTTGACTGATACGATTAGTACGCAAATGATTCAACGGGCCAGTGAAATAGTCCTTTCTTTGAAAGATGAGCATAATAGAAGCCAAAAAGAACAAGAGCGTTTAAAAGAGCAGATAAAAGTCCAAAAAGGGTTTTTAGAAATGCACTTGCAACAAATTATTCAGTTATTAGAACTAAAAAAAGGACTTGAAAAGGAAAAAATTTATTCTTTACAAAATGCTGCTATGGTTTTAATGCATCAACAAATATCCATTTTAGAAAATCAATTAAAAGAATACTTAGCTAACCGTTTAAAAAATATTAAACATGAAAAAGGCTCGTTAGAACAACACCAAGACAGCATTAAATCTGATATGTCTTCTTTACCATCAAAATGGGTAGCCGAAAAACTAGTACAAAAACAAGTGGAAACAAACCAAAAACTTATAGAGGAACTGACAAAATTAGTCGAATCCAAAAATATTAGCAGTAATCTAGAAATGGTTCAATCCGCCCCATTAGATTATCCTATTGCCCCTTTACATCCTAAATCTCCAAGACTCATTTTTTACTTTTTACTCGGGGGAATATTAGGCGGGTTATTAACTACATTTTTTATTATTAGTCGCTCAATAATTCAAGGCCTACCTGTAACTGAAGAAAATTTGAGATTAATGGGGCAACAAGTAGCCGGAAAACTCTCTACTTATTTTGATGATGAAAATGACAAACCCATTAATGATTTTGATTTATCAACTCTGCGCCACTTGGCAAATTTTATTGAAAAATCTAAACTTACTTCAGGTAATAAATTATTTGCTTTAATCAATGGGAATGGAAAATCATTTTATCACTCTTTAGCTCAAATTCTATCCAAAAAAGGTTGGAAAGTTTTATTAGTTCCTTTAAGTTTTGATCGAATACAACCCTTCTTTGAAGGAGACGAAAAAAAGAGTTTATTAAACTATTTAAATGGAAGTATAGAAATACCTAAAATTTTCCATAAAGACTCCTATGATTATATTACTCAAGGAGGACTTTCAAGGTATTCTACAGAAATCTTAAGTAAGAGTATTTTTAAAAATTTATTAAATGAATATTGTAAAGAATACGATGTTGTAATTGGGATATCTAATAGCCTTCCAACATCAGCAGATGCTGAAGCCTTATCCTTAGTGTTTTCAGACCTTATAATAAATCTTAAAGATGAAAAAATACCTGAAATAGAAAAATATTACAGTAGTAAGGATAAAAATATCTTTTTTGTTATTTCAT
- the aspC_1 gene encoding Aspartate aminotransferase, whose protein sequence is MESFFNAVNSVPDDAIFSLFYDYLADKRQCKIDLSRGSYRDAEGNPYLFNTVKLAEQILIEKKYTKEYLAIDGEQNFIHKVTELILGKNCPANTYGAQTVGASSALYLGGAFLKNALNRAIYLSEQTWPPHHLIFKNCGLKIDTYPYFDEESKTINMEKLLSKLKVIPEKSIVLFHGCCHNPTGLSPTKEQWKEISKLMLEKQLFPFFDFSYQGFGDTLDEDAWAIRYFCEQGHEFFIAASFAKNFGLYAERPGLFLYVTPFKERIHPVQTNIKQQIRSVYSNPPAHGGRIVYTILSCDKLKQEWQEELSNLQSRLHEARKTFLDKFAVISSKDLSFMRNQKGMFSYGSFNPQQVLELKNKYGIYILENSRMSITGLNPINTDYFVDCIAKVFDE, encoded by the coding sequence ATGGAAAGTTTTTTTAATGCGGTAAATTCTGTACCAGATGATGCTATTTTTAGCCTTTTTTACGATTATTTAGCTGATAAACGGCAGTGTAAAATAGATCTTAGCCGTGGTTCTTACAGAGATGCTGAAGGAAATCCTTATTTATTCAATACTGTCAAACTGGCCGAACAAATCCTTATCGAAAAAAAATATACGAAAGAGTATTTGGCAATTGATGGTGAGCAAAATTTTATACATAAAGTTACTGAACTTATTTTAGGAAAAAATTGTCCCGCTAATACCTATGGAGCGCAAACAGTTGGGGCCTCTTCTGCGTTATATTTAGGGGGTGCTTTTTTAAAAAATGCCTTAAACCGCGCTATATACTTAAGTGAGCAAACATGGCCGCCCCATCACTTAATTTTCAAAAATTGCGGTTTAAAAATTGATACCTATCCTTATTTTGACGAAGAAAGCAAAACCATTAATATGGAAAAACTTCTTAGTAAATTAAAAGTTATACCTGAAAAAAGTATCGTCTTATTTCATGGTTGTTGCCACAATCCGACAGGTTTATCTCCTACAAAAGAACAATGGAAAGAAATTTCTAAGTTGATGTTAGAAAAACAACTTTTTCCTTTTTTTGACTTTTCCTATCAAGGTTTTGGTGATACTTTGGATGAAGATGCTTGGGCTATAAGATACTTTTGTGAACAAGGACATGAGTTTTTTATTGCAGCTTCGTTTGCCAAAAATTTTGGCCTTTATGCGGAAAGACCAGGACTTTTTTTATATGTTACCCCTTTTAAAGAAAGAATTCATCCGGTTCAGACAAATATTAAACAACAAATCCGCTCTGTTTATTCCAATCCCCCAGCTCACGGAGGGAGAATAGTCTATACTATTTTGAGTTGTGATAAATTAAAACAGGAATGGCAAGAAGAACTTAGTAATTTACAATCTCGTTTACACGAGGCTAGAAAAACATTTTTAGATAAATTTGCTGTTATTTCTTCTAAAGATTTGTCTTTTATGCGTAATCAAAAAGGAATGTTTTCTTACGGTTCTTTTAATCCGCAACAAGTTCTCGAACTTAAAAACAAATATGGCATATATATATTAGAGAATAGCAGAATGAGCATTACTGGTTTAAACCCTATTAACACTGATTACTTTGTGGATTGTATAGCAAAGGTCTTTGATGAGTAA